From the Neoarius graeffei isolate fNeoGra1 chromosome 1, fNeoGra1.pri, whole genome shotgun sequence genome, one window contains:
- the LOC132884550 gene encoding uncharacterized protein LOC132884550 → MFTFFQKMHAYPVFRRQSATSARLLMAPTSEANRVENKVSARAQPKEEVLKEASNFVRSNGGDPSDQFLVLAHCLLQFGKYQGQRFIWLLENSLGYALALLHSISNETALPNPLSENKQLFLQYTSHIKELPGEVEKYAKKKELQAQAQATGDTGCLLLEFGDFEGRSLKEVYEDQSHGAQKLVRYVLQSNARPNTNMALFKAYILKRRSAEGTSTREHQPSPASSASASSPAPSPTTIQTGPRTPASVKALLACGKHLPPSQLAKKLVSPVKPSPAPQLSGSSTAHRRPEPIPQQLRFLCGPSEADDEELVRATQECETQLQTAATMPPLAATMPPPTAVMPPPTAAMPPPVEVAQPQPPVDLPSHWKDHLPPFQQEWIRHTLFKANPKTGKPELVTQLKLWWHPPQPTLIHTQPPASPNQFFCRPLFLWMPHSA, encoded by the exons ATGTTCACTTTCTTTCAGAAAATGCATGCGTATCCAGTTTTCCGTCGGCAGTCAGCCACATCAGCCCGGCTCCTCATGGCACCCACAAGCGAGGCCAACCGCGTGGAAAACAAAGTGTCTGCAAGGGCCCAACCCAAAGAGGAGGTACTGAAGGAGGCATCCAACTTTGTCAGGAGCAATGGGGGAGATCCATCTGACCAGTTTTTGGTGTTGGCTCACTGTCTGCTACAGTTTGGTAAATACCAGGGTCAGAGATTCATTTGGCTTCTGGAGAACTCGCTTGGCTACGCATTAGCCTTGCTGCATAGCATTTCCAATGAAACAGCACTCCCAAACCCTCTGTCAGAAAATAAGCAACTGTTTCTTCAGTACACATCGCACATTAAAGAGTTGCCTGGAGAAGTGGAGAAATACGCCAAGAAGAAAGAGCTTCAGGCTCAAGCGCAGGCAACAGGAGACACAGGCTGTTTGTTGTTGGAGTTTGGAGACTTTGAGGGCCGCTCTCTGAAAGAGGTGTACGAGGACCAGAGCCACGGGGCCCAGAAACTCGTCAGGTACGTGCTACAGTCAAATGCACGGCCCAACACCAACATGGCCCTTTTCAAGGCATATATTTTGAAAAGACGGTCAGCTGAGGGTACCAGTACCAGGGAGCATCAGCCATCTCCAGCCTCCAGTGCCAGCGCCTCTTCTCCTGCCCCGTCACCTACCACCATCCAAACGGGTCCACGGACGCCTGCCtctgtaaaagctctgctggcATGTGGCAAACACTTGCCTCCCTCACAGCTGGCCAAAAAACTTGTGTCACCTGTGAAACCCT CTCCAGCACCGCAATTGTCTGGCTCCAGCACTGCACATCGGCGCCCAGAACCCATTCCCCAACAGTTGCGCTTCCTCTGTG GCCCTTCTGAGGCCGACGATGAGGAACTTGTGCGTGCCACACAAGAGTGTGAGACACAGCTGCAAACAGCAGCCACCATGCCTCCTCTAGCAGCCACCATGCCTCCTCCAACAGCCGTCATGCCTCCTCCAACAGCCGCCATGCCTCCTCCAGTAGAAGTTGCTCAGCCACAGCCACCGGTGGATCTCCCCTCTCACTGGAAGGACCATCTTCCTCCCTTCCAACAGGAGTGGATTCGCCACACACTGTTCAAGGCGAACCCAAAGACTGGGAAACCGGAGCTGGTGACCCAGCTGAAGCTGTGGTGGCATCCTCCTCAGCCCAccctcattcacacccagccaCCGGCATCACCTAATCAATTCTTCTGTCGCCCCCTGTTCCTGTGGATGCCTCACTCTGCTTGA